A single Anatilimnocola floriformis DNA region contains:
- a CDS encoding 3-oxoacyl-[acyl-carrier-protein] synthase III C-terminal domain-containing protein: MQTKAQPRIGISALAVHEPSWALSNSWFNGMPRKFAQHTGIESRFVASEDEVGLAWQAVRKLQGEFGCNLRDCAALVFVSPSFVPMTQAHQHLSDELARRERTRRAARQVARRLGLSNCSVTAVNWFCSGYPRALSQVTQRILPKIKLQSHQFVLVVTASKISRITDYGCPQTAGLFGDLSTATLIARTDSREYPVHFELLHAAAERRPTSAPYFNFELRKDVITPTSDGGQSSEAERLVFSLDGMGIADAAPRAMAGALEGALAATGIAKEDVRYVLPHQAGAAIVRLAAMKMEQLGIAGEVINGLTRQVGNVSSSSVPFGLKKHWSQLRGLVACPTAAVGSPGRSEVLQGCILLRATALHERNVVAVA, from the coding sequence ATGCAAACAAAGGCTCAACCCCGGATTGGAATCTCGGCACTCGCCGTGCACGAGCCGTCCTGGGCGCTGAGTAACTCGTGGTTCAACGGCATGCCGCGCAAGTTTGCGCAGCATACGGGCATCGAGTCGCGGTTCGTTGCCAGTGAAGACGAAGTTGGCCTCGCCTGGCAAGCTGTTCGCAAACTGCAAGGCGAATTTGGTTGCAACCTGCGCGACTGCGCGGCCTTGGTGTTTGTCTCTCCGTCGTTTGTGCCGATGACTCAGGCTCACCAGCACCTGAGCGATGAACTGGCCCGCCGCGAACGAACGCGCCGCGCTGCCCGCCAGGTGGCTCGTCGGTTGGGGCTATCGAACTGCAGCGTGACCGCCGTCAATTGGTTCTGCAGCGGTTATCCTCGCGCACTATCGCAAGTGACACAGCGGATTCTGCCCAAGATCAAACTTCAGTCGCATCAGTTCGTGCTCGTCGTGACGGCGAGCAAGATCAGCCGCATCACTGACTACGGTTGTCCTCAAACGGCTGGTCTGTTTGGCGATCTCTCGACCGCCACGCTCATCGCCCGCACCGACAGCCGCGAGTATCCCGTCCACTTCGAACTGTTGCACGCGGCTGCCGAGCGCCGGCCGACGAGCGCGCCGTATTTCAATTTTGAACTGCGCAAAGATGTCATCACGCCGACGAGCGACGGCGGCCAAAGCAGCGAAGCCGAACGCTTGGTCTTCTCGCTCGATGGCATGGGAATCGCCGATGCCGCGCCGCGAGCGATGGCTGGCGCTCTCGAAGGCGCGCTCGCTGCTACGGGCATCGCCAAAGAAGACGTCCGCTACGTCCTGCCGCATCAAGCCGGCGCTGCGATCGTTCGTCTGGCCGCGATGAAGATGGAACAACTCGGCATCGCCGGCGAAGTGATCAACGGCCTCACGCGCCAGGTCGGCAACGTCAGCTCGAGTTCCGTGCCGTTCGGTTTGAAGAAACATTGGTCGCAGCTTCGCGGCCTTGTCGCTTGCCCCACCGCAGCCGTCGGTTCGCCCGGCCGGTCCGAAGTTCTGCAGGGCTGCATTCTGTTGCGAGCCACCGCGCTCCACGAACGGAACGTCGTAGCGGTTGCGTAG
- the ilvD gene encoding dihydroxy-acid dehydratase translates to MNALNKISSRITQPKSQGASQAMLYGTGMTPEDMNKGQVGICSVWYEGNTCNMHLNKLSDEVKKGVVGADLIGMRFNTIGVSDGISMGTDGMSFSLQSRDLIADSIETVMGAQWYDSLITIPGCDKNMPGCIMAMARLNRPSLMIYGGTIRAGCLPPLHPKLDIVSAFQAYGEFIAGRLPEEERAGIIRRSIPGAGACGGMYTANTMASAIEAMGMSLPYSSSIPAEDPLKIGECIAAGKAIRNLMEKDIKPSDIMTRAAFENAMVVIMATGGSTNAVLHLIAMARAINVNLTIDDFQKVSDRVPFIADLKPSGKYVFEDLHNVGGIPALMKYLLEKGYLDGSCMTVTGKTIAENLKSVNGLAEGQRVIVPLETPIKPSGHIQILRGNLSPEGSVAKITGKEGMKFSGPALVYDSEEDMLKGLEQKKIKGGEVIVIRYEGPQGGPGMPEMLTPTSAIMGAGLGDKVALMTDGRFSGGSHGFIIGHVTPEAQLGGPIALVQDGDIITIDADSKRIDVAVSDTEMAARKKAWKMPAFKATRGTLYKYIKNVKTASEGCVTDE, encoded by the coding sequence ATGAACGCACTCAACAAAATCAGCAGCCGCATTACTCAGCCCAAAAGCCAAGGCGCCTCGCAGGCGATGCTCTATGGCACGGGCATGACTCCCGAAGACATGAACAAGGGGCAGGTCGGCATTTGCAGCGTGTGGTACGAAGGGAACACCTGCAACATGCACCTCAACAAGCTCTCGGACGAGGTGAAGAAGGGCGTCGTCGGCGCGGACTTGATCGGCATGCGGTTCAACACCATCGGCGTGAGCGATGGCATCTCGATGGGCACCGATGGCATGAGCTTTTCGCTGCAATCGCGCGACCTGATCGCCGACAGCATCGAAACCGTGATGGGCGCCCAGTGGTACGACTCACTGATCACCATTCCGGGTTGCGACAAAAACATGCCGGGCTGCATCATGGCCATGGCTCGGCTCAATCGGCCGTCGCTCATGATCTACGGCGGGACGATTCGTGCGGGTTGCTTGCCGCCGTTGCATCCGAAATTGGATATCGTTTCGGCGTTTCAAGCTTATGGCGAATTCATCGCGGGGCGGCTTCCCGAAGAGGAACGGGCGGGTATTATTCGCCGCAGCATTCCTGGCGCCGGCGCATGCGGCGGTATGTACACCGCGAACACGATGGCCTCAGCGATCGAAGCCATGGGCATGTCGCTGCCGTACAGCTCGTCGATCCCTGCCGAAGATCCGCTGAAGATCGGCGAATGCATCGCGGCTGGCAAGGCGATTCGCAACTTGATGGAAAAAGACATCAAGCCGAGCGACATCATGACTCGCGCCGCGTTTGAAAATGCGATGGTCGTGATCATGGCCACCGGCGGTTCGACGAACGCGGTGCTGCACTTGATCGCCATGGCCCGCGCGATCAACGTGAATCTGACGATCGATGATTTCCAGAAGGTGAGCGACCGCGTGCCGTTCATCGCCGATCTCAAGCCGAGCGGCAAGTATGTGTTCGAAGACTTGCATAACGTCGGCGGTATTCCGGCGCTGATGAAATATCTGCTCGAGAAAGGCTACCTCGACGGCAGCTGTATGACCGTGACCGGCAAGACGATTGCCGAGAATCTGAAAAGCGTGAACGGTCTCGCCGAAGGGCAACGCGTGATCGTGCCGCTCGAAACGCCGATCAAACCGAGCGGTCACATTCAAATCCTTCGCGGCAATCTTTCGCCGGAAGGTTCCGTCGCGAAAATCACCGGCAAGGAAGGGATGAAGTTCTCCGGCCCGGCGCTCGTTTACGACAGCGAAGAAGACATGCTCAAGGGCCTCGAGCAGAAGAAGATCAAAGGTGGCGAAGTGATCGTCATTCGCTACGAAGGCCCGCAAGGCGGCCCTGGCATGCCCGAGATGCTCACTCCCACCAGCGCCATCATGGGCGCCGGCCTCGGCGACAAAGTGGCCCTGATGACCGATGGTCGCTTCAGCGGCGGCTCGCACGGCTTCATCATCGGCCACGTCACGCCGGAAGCGCAACTCGGCGGCCCGATCGCACTGGTCCAGGACGGCGACATCATCACCATCGATGCCGACTCGAAGCGCATCGACGTGGCTGTGTCCGACACCGAAATGGCCGCTCGCAAAAAGGCCTGGAAGATGCCCGCCTTCAAAGCGACCCGTGGCACGCTCTATAAGTACATCAAGAACGTGAAAACGGCGAGCGAAGGTTGCGTGACGGACGAATAG
- a CDS encoding S41 family peptidase: protein MGRLQGLRSLAAVTLIFSGWAMAAIADEEIRLATEPALSPDGQTLAFSWRGDIWKVPVAGGLATRLTTDAGLDTAPEFSPNGEELAFISSRPGSQQVYLMPAAGGTPRQVTHHTGGYQLQGWLPDGTGLLTSAQRDHYWRRPDRFFVVPREGRVQERLLFDDYGADPQLSPDGKKLLFTREGEAWWRKGYYGSQAAQIWLYELEAKKFTKLIHNAHSSRWPLWKPDSSGFYFVGAEDGTNNLCEYTFETKATKQLTTFKDDGVVFPTLSRNGQQIVFRRLFDFYRYEPGGAAPTKIDIRCSADLATPPELRRAFTAATDFATTKDGLEVAFIAGGDVWVMDTELREPQQITNTPEEERDLTFAPSGDALWFVSDAGGKTDLWKAERTDKAKYWWQNNKFNLQRMTDDAHVESQLQWSPSGDQLAYLRDTDLWTITPAGEAKERFKLRESFGYDWSPDSKWLCYSAIDDDYNSDVWIAPLDASLPAVNLSRHPDVDHSPVWSPDGKLIAFSGRHQEEETDIHVAYLRAADFEQASRDRKLESAVEKMTKGRKGGSRSGNSAGGSSGNNPMTPSVKPAEPVVIDWDGLHDRIRRVSIPDSTETNLFWSPDSKKLAFTGTVEGKRGLYSIEFPENLKPTSLITGTGSSARWLAEGNQIVWLQTGVPTSNVPGGKNSTYNFTTQHQTSRSERNRAAFDQCWRVMRDRYYDQRLGNRNWDEIRRKYSDVAASATDERQLATVISLMLGELNGSHLGFTPLSAGNPNDNARLSDATFDPLSLWAEGEPDPEPPTPAAPKPPTEWRPVTVHLGLRFDPEYKGPGLKVKDVIPGGPTAKKSSLVEAGEIVLAIDSVTVDPSYDLTQVLNGKPDRDVRLTVKNAKGEERQVTVRPVPSSSLLSNRLYEEWIRQNRKKVDELSQRKLGYLHIQAMSNSNFTKFDEDLYVAGAGKEGLVIDVRENGGGSIADHLLTALSQPVHAITLGRQGGVGYPQDRKVYATWSKPIIVLCNQNSFSNAEIFAHAIKTLGRGKLVGVPTAGGVISTGSARIMDIGQIRTPGRGWYLSNTGEDFELNGAVPDVILWPEPGQMPRGEDMQLGKAVELLQADVAAAKAKPQPTLKKASERPEFAK, encoded by the coding sequence ATGGGCAGGCTGCAGGGTTTGCGGTCGCTGGCTGCTGTTACCTTGATTTTTTCAGGCTGGGCGATGGCAGCGATAGCGGATGAAGAAATCCGCCTGGCCACCGAGCCCGCCCTTTCGCCCGATGGTCAGACGTTGGCTTTCAGCTGGCGGGGCGATATCTGGAAAGTGCCGGTCGCGGGCGGACTGGCGACGCGTTTGACGACCGACGCCGGCCTCGACACTGCGCCTGAATTCTCGCCCAATGGCGAAGAGCTAGCCTTCATCAGCAGTCGGCCTGGCAGTCAGCAAGTCTATTTAATGCCCGCCGCCGGAGGCACGCCGCGGCAAGTGACTCACCACACGGGCGGCTACCAGCTACAAGGTTGGTTGCCAGATGGCACGGGGCTGCTCACCTCCGCGCAGCGCGATCATTACTGGCGCCGGCCTGATCGGTTTTTCGTCGTGCCCCGCGAAGGGCGAGTGCAAGAGCGATTGCTGTTCGACGATTATGGCGCCGATCCGCAACTTTCTCCTGATGGCAAGAAGCTCCTCTTCACCCGCGAAGGCGAAGCTTGGTGGCGGAAAGGTTACTACGGTTCGCAGGCGGCGCAGATCTGGCTGTACGAACTTGAAGCGAAGAAATTCACGAAGCTGATCCACAACGCGCACAGCTCGCGTTGGCCGCTGTGGAAACCCGATAGCTCGGGCTTTTATTTCGTCGGCGCTGAGGATGGCACAAACAATCTGTGCGAATACACGTTCGAAACCAAAGCCACGAAACAGCTGACGACCTTCAAAGACGACGGCGTGGTCTTTCCAACGCTATCGCGCAACGGCCAGCAGATTGTCTTTCGCCGGCTGTTTGATTTCTATCGCTACGAACCCGGTGGCGCGGCGCCGACGAAAATCGACATTCGCTGCTCAGCCGATCTCGCCACGCCGCCCGAGTTGCGCCGCGCGTTCACGGCTGCAACCGATTTTGCGACGACGAAGGATGGCCTCGAAGTCGCATTCATTGCCGGTGGCGATGTGTGGGTGATGGACACCGAACTGCGCGAGCCGCAGCAGATCACCAATACACCGGAGGAAGAGCGCGACTTGACATTCGCTCCCAGTGGCGATGCGCTGTGGTTCGTCAGCGACGCTGGCGGCAAGACCGATCTGTGGAAAGCGGAGCGCACCGACAAAGCGAAGTATTGGTGGCAGAACAACAAATTCAACCTGCAACGCATGACCGACGATGCGCACGTCGAGAGCCAGCTGCAGTGGAGCCCCAGCGGCGACCAGCTCGCTTATCTGCGCGATACCGACTTGTGGACGATCACGCCCGCCGGCGAAGCGAAGGAGCGCTTCAAGCTCCGCGAGTCATTCGGATACGATTGGTCGCCCGATAGCAAATGGCTGTGCTACTCAGCCATCGACGACGACTACAACTCCGATGTCTGGATCGCGCCGCTCGATGCGTCGCTGCCGGCCGTGAATCTTTCGCGGCATCCCGACGTCGATCATTCGCCCGTCTGGTCGCCCGACGGCAAGCTGATCGCGTTCAGCGGCCGGCATCAAGAAGAAGAAACCGACATTCACGTCGCGTACCTGCGGGCTGCTGACTTTGAACAGGCTTCGCGCGATCGCAAGCTCGAATCAGCCGTGGAAAAGATGACGAAGGGTCGCAAGGGTGGTTCGCGATCTGGCAACTCGGCTGGTGGTAGCTCGGGAAACAATCCCATGACGCCAAGCGTGAAACCGGCCGAGCCCGTGGTGATCGATTGGGATGGTCTGCACGACCGTATTCGCCGCGTGTCGATTCCTGATTCGACCGAGACCAATCTTTTCTGGTCCCCCGATTCGAAGAAACTCGCTTTCACCGGCACGGTCGAAGGCAAACGCGGCCTGTACTCGATCGAGTTCCCAGAGAATCTGAAACCGACTTCACTCATCACGGGCACCGGCAGCAGCGCACGCTGGTTGGCCGAGGGAAATCAAATTGTCTGGCTGCAAACCGGCGTGCCGACGAGCAACGTGCCGGGAGGCAAGAACAGCACGTATAACTTCACGACTCAGCATCAAACGAGCCGGTCCGAACGGAATCGCGCGGCCTTTGATCAATGTTGGCGAGTAATGCGCGATCGTTATTACGACCAGCGGTTAGGCAATCGCAATTGGGACGAGATTCGCCGCAAGTACTCCGACGTCGCTGCTAGCGCGACCGATGAACGTCAGCTGGCCACGGTCATCAGCTTGATGCTCGGCGAACTCAACGGTTCACATCTCGGCTTCACGCCTCTCTCGGCAGGCAATCCGAATGATAACGCGCGGTTGAGTGACGCCACGTTTGATCCGCTGTCGCTCTGGGCCGAAGGCGAACCCGATCCCGAACCGCCCACGCCGGCCGCACCCAAGCCGCCCACGGAATGGAGGCCAGTCACCGTTCATCTCGGCTTGCGGTTTGATCCGGAGTACAAGGGCCCCGGCCTGAAAGTGAAAGATGTCATCCCCGGCGGACCAACGGCGAAAAAGAGTTCGCTGGTCGAAGCCGGTGAGATCGTGCTCGCCATCGACAGTGTGACGGTCGATCCGTCCTACGACCTGACGCAAGTCTTGAACGGCAAGCCGGATCGCGATGTTCGGCTCACGGTGAAAAACGCGAAGGGCGAGGAACGACAAGTTACTGTGCGGCCGGTGCCATCGAGCAGTTTGCTGAGCAATCGACTCTACGAAGAATGGATAAGGCAGAACCGCAAAAAGGTCGACGAGCTGTCGCAACGGAAGCTCGGCTATCTGCACATCCAAGCCATGAGCAACTCGAACTTCACGAAGTTCGACGAAGACCTCTACGTCGCCGGCGCGGGGAAAGAGGGCCTGGTGATCGACGTGCGCGAAAACGGCGGCGGCTCGATCGCCGATCATCTTCTGACCGCGCTCTCGCAGCCAGTGCACGCCATCACGCTCGGCCGGCAAGGGGGCGTGGGCTATCCGCAGGATCGCAAGGTCTACGCCACCTGGAGCAAACCGATCATCGTGCTTTGCAATCAAAACAGCTTCAGCAATGCCGAGATCTTTGCTCACGCCATCAAAACTCTGGGCCGCGGCAAGCTCGTCGGCGTGCCGACGGCGGGCGGAGTGATCAGCACCGGTTCGGCGCGGATTATGGACATCGGTCAGATTCGCACGCCGGGGCGCGGTTGGTACCTGTCGAACACCGGTGAAGACTTCGAACTCAACGGCGCCGTGCCCGATGTCATCCTCTGGCCCGAACCTGGCCAAATGCCGCGCGGCGAAGACATGCAACTCGGCAAAGCCGTTGAACTGTTGCAAGCCGATGTGGCTGCCGCGAAAGCCAAGCCGCAACCCACGCTGAAGAAGGCCAGCGAACGGCCAGAATTTGCAAAGTGA
- a CDS encoding endonuclease/exonuclease/phosphatase family protein, with protein sequence MKTSLNSVLWLICIFAGLCTARAEEPLRLRVLSYNIHHAEGVDRKLDVPRIAEVMLSVKPDVIAVQEVDRKVKRSRGEDQPAELARLTKMHAAFGENIELQGGHYGNLLLSRFPIIRHKNHLLPNIDKSEQRGVIAAELQIAEGKPPLLFYATHFDFRSDERERLASVKMINELAAAHADQPALLAGDLNATPESKTLLDLAAAWTQANDKPLPTIPVEKPSKQIDFILYRPSERWKVIEVRVLNEAIASDHRAIFAELEMLPAQ encoded by the coding sequence ATGAAGACATCACTAAACTCGGTTTTGTGGCTCATCTGCATCTTCGCCGGACTTTGCACCGCGCGAGCCGAGGAGCCGCTACGGCTGCGCGTGCTCAGTTACAACATTCATCACGCCGAGGGTGTCGATCGGAAGCTCGACGTGCCGCGGATCGCCGAGGTGATGCTCTCCGTCAAGCCGGACGTCATCGCCGTACAAGAAGTCGATCGCAAGGTCAAACGCTCGCGCGGCGAAGATCAGCCCGCCGAACTGGCCCGCCTCACGAAAATGCACGCCGCCTTCGGCGAAAACATCGAACTGCAAGGAGGCCACTACGGCAACTTGCTGCTCTCGCGTTTTCCCATTATTCGCCACAAGAATCATCTGCTGCCGAACATTGATAAAAGCGAACAGCGGGGTGTGATCGCCGCCGAACTGCAAATCGCGGAGGGCAAGCCGCCTCTGCTGTTCTACGCCACGCACTTCGACTTTCGCAGCGATGAGCGAGAACGGTTGGCGTCGGTGAAGATGATCAACGAGTTGGCCGCCGCGCACGCCGATCAACCTGCGCTGCTGGCCGGAGATCTCAACGCCACACCAGAGAGCAAAACGCTGTTAGATCTGGCCGCAGCCTGGACGCAGGCCAATGACAAACCGCTGCCGACGATTCCTGTCGAAAAGCCATCCAAGCAAATCGACTTCATTCTCTACCGGCCGAGCGAGCGTTGGAAAGTGATCGAAGTACGCGTGCTCAACGAAGCCATTGCTTCCGACCACCGCGCCATCTTCGCGGAGCTGGAAATGTTACCCGCGCAATAG